Proteins encoded within one genomic window of Pedobacter africanus:
- a CDS encoding DUF4998 domain-containing protein, with product MYINSIIRNCLFLLLTGMLFVSCEKMDATYKEFLSGGQVVYNGKPEKLEAFSGNKRVKIKWYIISDPKITSAKIFWNNPGHVEGDPILPNQRAAGKDSVTITIKRGSGTDSIATFIDRLKEGIYTFSVYMYDDKGHASVKSEVIGDVYGDNYQNSITNRPLEMPQLNILNGKSDLYIPWYGVAQQAVRIDLIYTNTSGQVKTVQKKKIPNPVDVRRGTIWLDRDTLFNFKDAPGAKLRYRTAYLPEENAVDTFFTAYTDIGYKYYVPPTPPPVDQNLALSKKITTSSATGTTLTDGDRTNKTVWQPSSGERADLNVWFYVDLGAVVDFNSVQTYFVKDPAKITYYEILYTEAATIATDTKWKRAYIKFGAPETEDIFISANADNTALVNLKGRFVKINIGLRDEATNINVSEVEVYKKDRL from the coding sequence ATGTATATAAATTCAATTATCCGCAATTGCCTCTTTCTCCTTTTGACAGGAATGCTTTTTGTTTCCTGCGAGAAAATGGATGCAACCTATAAGGAATTTTTGAGTGGTGGCCAGGTTGTTTATAATGGCAAGCCAGAAAAACTTGAGGCTTTCTCTGGTAATAAGCGTGTCAAAATAAAGTGGTATATCATCTCCGATCCTAAGATTACCAGTGCCAAAATATTCTGGAATAATCCAGGTCATGTTGAGGGAGACCCGATTTTGCCCAATCAAAGGGCGGCTGGAAAAGATTCAGTTACCATAACAATTAAACGTGGCTCTGGTACTGACTCTATTGCTACTTTTATAGATAGGCTTAAGGAAGGTATTTATACTTTCTCGGTGTATATGTACGACGACAAAGGACATGCATCGGTTAAATCTGAAGTAATAGGTGATGTGTATGGAGACAATTATCAGAACTCTATCACCAACAGGCCACTTGAAATGCCCCAACTCAATATCCTGAACGGTAAAAGCGATTTGTATATTCCATGGTATGGGGTTGCGCAGCAGGCCGTAAGGATAGACCTGATCTACACTAATACATCGGGGCAGGTTAAAACTGTTCAAAAGAAAAAAATCCCGAACCCTGTTGACGTACGAAGAGGAACAATCTGGCTGGATAGGGATACCTTATTTAACTTTAAAGATGCCCCGGGGGCAAAATTAAGGTATCGTACGGCTTACCTGCCTGAAGAAAATGCCGTTGATACGTTCTTTACCGCATATACAGACATAGGTTATAAGTATTATGTGCCACCGACCCCTCCGCCGGTAGATCAGAACCTTGCGCTGAGCAAAAAAATAACTACCAGCAGCGCCACAGGAACTACCCTTACAGATGGGGACCGTACAAATAAAACTGTTTGGCAACCAAGCAGTGGTGAGCGTGCTGACCTGAACGTCTGGTTCTATGTAGACCTGGGTGCAGTGGTTGACTTTAACTCAGTTCAGACTTATTTTGTTAAAGACCCTGCGAAAATTACTTATTATGAGATTTTATATACGGAAGCGGCTACGATAGCCACAGATACCAAGTGGAAGAGGGCATATATTAAGTTCGGTGCGCCTGAGACAGAAGATATATTCATTTCAGCAAATGCAGATAATACGGCATTGGTTAACCTTAAAGGAAGATTTGTGAAAATCAACATTGGATTAAGGGATGAAGCAACAAATATCAATGTGTCTGAAGTAGAGGTTTA
- a CDS encoding DUF5000 domain-containing lipoprotein, with protein sequence MKQFKIFVLLFTMLSVALSSCKEEILKPLYGSKGAPKPISNASVQNIAGGAIISYTLPDDANLLYVKAEYERQGKIVVSKSSFYKKSILVEGLGDTNPREVKLYAVGNGEEASTPIQVTINPLAPPIYDVMNSLGIRESFGGMNVKFNNHESTGERPYNIVIGVVVWDDRLGEWKDVDAYYTGLAEGSFSIRGLQAKEQKFGFFVKDTWNNKTDTLQKTLTPIYEEELKAPDDARKKFPIPQNKPLPIDGSPILEPGNLSSWAFGAMFDGVIGNNGFHSNERNPLPAWFPMDLKKVTRLSRYKIWQRQNPDGGYLYSHGNPHEWEIWGTNTPNDRESWVLLDHRIMVKPSGQPIGILSNDDVEVARQGHEYEFPLDAPPVRYIAWKQIDNWASIQGALGFLHLSEMKIWGQIQ encoded by the coding sequence ATGAAACAATTTAAAATATTCGTCCTGCTTTTTACTATGCTTTCAGTAGCATTGTCTTCCTGCAAGGAGGAAATACTTAAACCGCTATATGGTTCAAAGGGAGCCCCTAAGCCCATTTCAAATGCATCCGTTCAAAATATAGCGGGAGGGGCAATCATTAGTTACACGCTTCCGGATGACGCAAATCTTTTATATGTAAAAGCAGAATATGAAAGACAAGGTAAGATTGTAGTTTCTAAATCTTCTTTCTATAAAAAAAGCATTCTTGTGGAAGGACTTGGAGATACGAACCCCAGGGAGGTTAAGCTTTATGCCGTAGGAAATGGAGAAGAAGCCTCTACACCAATTCAGGTAACGATTAACCCCCTGGCCCCACCCATTTATGATGTTATGAATTCTTTAGGCATAAGAGAGTCTTTTGGTGGAATGAACGTTAAATTTAACAATCATGAGTCGACAGGTGAAAGACCATATAATATTGTTATCGGGGTGGTTGTATGGGACGATAGACTTGGGGAATGGAAAGACGTTGATGCTTATTATACAGGTTTGGCGGAAGGTAGTTTCTCTATTCGTGGCCTGCAAGCGAAAGAACAGAAATTCGGATTCTTTGTGAAGGATACCTGGAACAATAAAACTGATACTCTTCAGAAAACATTGACACCGATCTATGAGGAGGAATTAAAAGCCCCGGATGATGCAAGAAAAAAATTCCCTATTCCACAAAATAAACCACTGCCTATTGACGGCTCTCCGATATTGGAACCCGGTAACCTGAGCTCATGGGCTTTTGGGGCTATGTTTGATGGGGTTATAGGTAACAATGGCTTTCATTCCAATGAAAGAAATCCTTTGCCAGCATGGTTCCCGATGGACTTGAAGAAAGTTACCCGCTTAAGTCGTTACAAAATATGGCAACGTCAAAACCCGGATGGAGGATATCTGTATTCACATGGCAACCCTCATGAATGGGAAATCTGGGGAACCAATACGCCTAATGACAGAGAAAGCTGGGTATTGTTGGATCATAGGATCATGGTTAAGCCCTCAGGACAACCAATCGGCATATTATCTAATGACGATGTGGAAGTTGCACGTCAGGGACATGAATATGAGTTTCCTCTTGATGCACCGCCGGTAAGGTATATCGCCTGGAAACAAATTGACAATTGGGCCTCTATCCAGGGAGCCTTAGGTTTCCTGCACTTGTCAGAGATGAAGATTTGGGGTCAAATACAATAA
- a CDS encoding RagB/SusD family nutrient uptake outer membrane protein — protein MKKINIILLITVIGTFLSCKKFLDVVPDNVATIDYAFNLRSSAEKYLFTCYSYMPANGHFNTNPGFSSADEIWYPNPPVDVSTNFFSIAQGLQNVANPFGNFWSGSRGGKALFRGIRDCNIFLENIHKVEEMEIWEKERWSAEVKFLKAYYHFYLLRMYGPIPLVKENLPIAASPATVQVHREPVDSCVNYIVQLLDEAFDNPNLPENVTGTESSELGRITKGIVKALKAKVLVTAASPLFNGNSEYIDFKDKQGVQLFSNAYDPKKWERAAQACKEAIDYCHSQGAKLSTFQGAATYVTNDTIRKQLEIRTAITIRDANPEVIWANTSSRADVNMQRWSIPIIATGATSGSGPKGILAPTLKMAEMFYTEHGLPINSDRTWDYAGRYELKTAQEKDRFYVKLDSNTVKLHFDREPRFYASIGFDRGIWFGNWINNNDITKPLNFVQARASEISARQGISNYSITGYWIKKLVNIETFGAADGNVVNNTVTYPWPEIRLSDLYLMYAEALNEVSGYSTDATHYLNLVRARAGIPSVEEAWDRFSTQPGYYNDKGNLRKIIHHERAIELAFEGQRFWDLRRWKEAHKDLNQPVKGWDITQKSANSFYRSVLLYNQYFTMKEYLWPIELGEMQINKNLVQNPGW, from the coding sequence ATGAAAAAAATAAATATCATATTACTCATTACCGTTATAGGCACTTTCCTATCCTGCAAAAAATTCCTGGATGTGGTCCCGGACAATGTTGCAACCATAGACTATGCCTTTAACCTGCGGTCGTCGGCAGAAAAATATCTGTTTACCTGTTATTCTTATATGCCGGCCAATGGACATTTTAATACAAATCCGGGCTTTTCATCTGCTGATGAGATCTGGTATCCAAATCCTCCTGTAGATGTAAGCACCAACTTTTTCAGTATTGCCCAGGGGCTACAAAATGTAGCCAACCCTTTTGGTAATTTCTGGAGCGGTAGCAGGGGTGGAAAGGCCTTGTTTCGGGGAATAAGGGATTGCAATATCTTTTTGGAGAACATACACAAGGTGGAAGAGATGGAGATATGGGAAAAAGAACGCTGGAGTGCAGAGGTCAAGTTCCTAAAAGCCTACTACCATTTTTACCTGTTAAGAATGTATGGACCTATTCCTTTGGTAAAAGAGAATTTGCCTATTGCTGCCAGTCCGGCCACTGTTCAGGTTCACCGTGAGCCGGTTGACAGCTGTGTAAACTATATTGTTCAGTTATTAGATGAAGCTTTTGACAATCCCAACCTTCCGGAAAATGTTACCGGAACTGAGAGTTCTGAACTGGGGCGGATTACAAAAGGCATCGTAAAAGCCCTGAAGGCAAAAGTATTGGTTACCGCAGCAAGTCCTTTGTTCAACGGCAACTCTGAATATATTGATTTTAAAGATAAACAGGGAGTACAACTTTTTAGCAATGCCTACGATCCTAAAAAATGGGAACGTGCAGCCCAGGCTTGTAAGGAAGCTATTGATTATTGTCATAGTCAGGGTGCTAAACTGAGCACTTTTCAAGGGGCGGCTACTTACGTTACCAATGATACGATCAGGAAACAACTGGAAATCCGTACAGCGATTACCATAAGGGATGCTAATCCGGAAGTGATCTGGGCTAATACCAGCAGCAGGGCCGATGTAAATATGCAGCGTTGGTCTATACCCATCATCGCAACCGGGGCGACCAGTGGAAGCGGACCTAAAGGTATTCTTGCACCTACATTAAAAATGGCCGAAATGTTCTATACGGAACACGGACTTCCGATCAACAGCGACAGGACCTGGGACTATGCAGGACGTTATGAACTCAAGACCGCCCAGGAGAAAGACCGTTTTTATGTGAAACTGGACTCTAATACTGTAAAGTTGCATTTTGACAGAGAACCCCGTTTTTATGCCAGTATCGGATTTGACCGGGGCATATGGTTTGGTAATTGGATCAATAACAATGACATTACAAAGCCGCTTAATTTTGTGCAGGCCAGGGCTTCAGAGATTTCTGCACGGCAGGGAATCAGTAATTATTCGATTACTGGTTACTGGATCAAAAAGCTAGTAAATATAGAAACCTTTGGCGCAGCTGATGGGAATGTGGTAAACAATACCGTTACCTATCCATGGCCCGAAATAAGATTGTCTGACCTGTATCTGATGTATGCAGAAGCTTTGAATGAGGTGTCTGGTTACAGCACAGATGCAACGCATTATCTTAACCTGGTAAGGGCAAGGGCGGGAATTCCATCGGTTGAAGAAGCCTGGGACCGGTTCTCTACGCAGCCGGGATATTATAATGATAAAGGTAATTTGAGAAAGATTATTCATCATGAACGTGCCATAGAACTTGCTTTTGAAGGACAGCGTTTCTGGGACCTTCGCAGATGGAAGGAAGCGCATAAGGACCTGAATCAGCCGGTGAAAGGTTGGGATATCACTCAAAAAAGCGCGAATTCATTTTACCGTTCGGTACTGCTCTACAACCAGTACTTTACGATGAAAGAATACTTATGGCCAATTGAGCTTGGAGAAATGCAGATTAACAAAAACCTGGTGCAAAATCCGGGATGGTAA